In the Kaistella sp. 97-N-M2 genome, one interval contains:
- a CDS encoding ABC-F family ATP-binding cassette domain-containing protein, producing MNYISAENLTKSYGVKTLFRDITFHINEGDKIAIVAKNGSGKSTLLKILMGKEIADSGTVSINKDIQVVLFDQEIDFEGELNVEEFMMTLDSAPIMALKNYHHALLSEDPDDMDKALNEMEIHEAWDLENEMSQILSQLKITDLTSKMKTLSGGQIKRVALAKLLVETSVQHRHTLLIMDEPTNHLDVDMVEWLENYLSKAMVTLLLVTHDRYFLDAVCDFIWEIEDFNLYVHNGSYATYLENKIIREDNMNSTIDKAQNLYRKELEWMRRQPKARTTKSKSRQSDFYETEKVAKTDTRKDKLELDFEMKRLGQKILELKNISKSYGDNLLLKDFSYQFQRGEKVGIVGKNGAGKSTLLNIIQGLEPYDKGEIETGETIKFGYFAQKGLKYKEDQRVIDFIKDISENFPLANGRTISASQFLRLFLFDDQTQYAPISKLSGGEKRRLHLMHVLYQNPNFLIFDEPTNDLDLPTLTVLENFLLTFQGSLIIVSHDRYFMDRIVDHILAFEGDGVIKDFVGTFSEYREKKSQDSTKKLPAEIVHEPIKKETAPAPAPSATKKLSFKEQQELKDIEKEMPKLEKERGEILEKLNNETDYAKIASYSTSLETISEKLQELELRWLELQD from the coding sequence ATGAATTACATTTCAGCCGAAAACCTTACGAAATCTTACGGAGTTAAAACCCTTTTCCGGGACATCACTTTTCATATCAACGAAGGCGACAAAATTGCCATCGTCGCTAAAAACGGCTCCGGAAAATCGACGTTGCTTAAAATTTTGATGGGCAAAGAGATCGCCGATTCCGGCACGGTTTCTATTAACAAAGATATTCAGGTGGTTTTGTTCGATCAGGAAATCGACTTTGAAGGTGAGTTGAATGTAGAAGAATTTATGATGACGCTTGATTCTGCACCCATCATGGCCCTGAAAAATTACCACCATGCTTTACTGTCTGAAGATCCGGACGATATGGACAAAGCGTTGAACGAGATGGAAATTCACGAAGCCTGGGATTTAGAAAACGAAATGAGTCAAATTTTGAGTCAACTGAAAATCACGGATCTGACTTCGAAAATGAAAACGCTTTCGGGCGGCCAGATCAAACGAGTTGCACTGGCGAAACTTTTGGTAGAGACGAGCGTGCAACATCGTCATACTTTGTTGATCATGGATGAACCCACGAATCACCTCGATGTGGATATGGTGGAATGGCTGGAGAATTATCTGTCTAAAGCCATGGTAACCTTGCTGTTGGTAACGCATGACCGGTATTTTCTGGATGCGGTTTGCGATTTTATCTGGGAGATCGAAGATTTTAATCTGTACGTGCACAATGGAAGTTATGCAACCTATTTGGAAAATAAGATCATTCGCGAAGACAACATGAATTCTACCATCGACAAAGCCCAAAACCTCTACAGGAAGGAGTTGGAGTGGATGCGCCGTCAGCCCAAAGCACGTACAACCAAATCCAAATCCCGACAAAGCGATTTCTACGAAACCGAAAAAGTGGCAAAAACCGACACGCGAAAAGATAAATTGGAACTCGATTTCGAAATGAAACGTTTGGGTCAGAAAATTTTGGAACTGAAAAACATCAGCAAAAGCTACGGCGACAATTTGTTGCTGAAAGATTTCTCATATCAGTTTCAGCGCGGCGAAAAAGTGGGAATCGTGGGGAAAAACGGTGCCGGAAAATCGACACTTTTAAATATTATTCAAGGCTTAGAACCTTATGACAAAGGAGAAATTGAAACCGGCGAAACCATTAAATTCGGTTATTTCGCGCAGAAAGGTTTAAAATATAAAGAAGACCAAAGAGTCATCGACTTCATCAAAGATATTTCCGAAAATTTTCCGTTGGCAAACGGCAGAACAATTTCTGCTTCCCAGTTTTTGCGGCTTTTCCTTTTTGATGATCAAACGCAGTATGCGCCGATCTCGAAACTCTCGGGCGGGGAAAAAAGACGCCTGCATTTGATGCACGTGCTTTACCAAAATCCCAACTTTCTGATTTTTGATGAGCCGACGAATGACCTGGATTTACCGACGTTGACGGTTTTAGAGAATTTTCTTCTCACTTTTCAGGGCAGTTTAATCATCGTTTCTCACGACCGGTATTTTATGGACCGTATAGTGGACCACATTTTAGCCTTTGAAGGTGACGGTGTGATCAAAGATTTCGTGGGAACCTTCTCCGAATACCGCGAGAAAAAATCGCAGGATTCGACTAAAAAACTCCCCGCAGAAATTGTTCATGAGCCCATTAAAAAAGAAACGGCTCCAGCGCCCGCTCCTTCTGCAACTAAAAAGCTGTCGTTTAAAGAACAGCAGGAATTAAAGGACATCGAAAAGGAGATGCCGAAATTGGAAAAAGAGCGCGGCGAAATCTTAGAAAAACTCAACAACGAAACGGATTACGCGAAGATCGCATCCTACTCCACAAGTTTGGAAACAATTTCGGAAAAACTGCAGGAACTGGAGCTGCGTTGGCTCGAACTTCAGGATTAA
- a CDS encoding PA2169 family four-helix-bundle protein — protein sequence MENDKVVSLLNGLLTKNYDAEKGYKEAGEKIEHSTLRSYFENQAKNRYDFGHEIKALIAKYGGEPDKGTSVAGDLHRTWIAIRDAFTDGDQAIYDECIRGEEAFSEEYAEVLNDEVIPQDVKEVVRKQKESVDKALASLRTMEDFSSK from the coding sequence ATGGAAAATGACAAAGTAGTTAGCTTACTGAACGGTTTACTAACAAAAAATTACGACGCTGAAAAGGGATATAAAGAAGCCGGTGAGAAAATCGAGCACTCCACGTTGAGATCCTATTTCGAAAATCAAGCAAAAAACAGATATGATTTCGGTCATGAAATTAAAGCGTTAATTGCAAAATATGGTGGCGAACCGGACAAAGGAACGAGCGTTGCCGGTGATTTGCACAGAACGTGGATTGCTATTCGTGACGCTTTTACAGATGGCGACCAGGCAATTTACGATGAGTGTATTCGCGGAGAAGAAGCATTTTCTGAAGAGTACGCAGAAGTGCTGAACGACGAAGTAATTCCGCAGGACGTTAAAGAAGTAGTAAGAAAACAGAAAGAATCTGTGGACAAAGCACTGGCATCTTTGCGAACAATGGAAGATTTTTCTTCTAAATAA
- a CDS encoding aldehyde dehydrogenase family protein, producing MEIKEIYDTMVYGPAPESAASAVEFLENHNRSFDLFIGGEWVKPHSKTYMDSNNPSNKEFLAKIAEADETDIDKAVMAANSALPAWAAIGGFERAKYLYAIARQIQKHSRLFAVLETLDNGKPIRETRDIDIPIVARHFYHHAGWAKLMDTEFRDYQEVGVVGQIIPWNFPLMMLSWKVAPALAMGNTVVLKPAEYTSLTALLFAEICEKVGLPKGVVNIITGRGAVAGTALVNHPDIQKVAFTGSTKVGKILRTNIAGSGKKISLELGGKSPFIVFEDADLDSAVEGIVDAIWFNQGQVCCAGSRLLVQESVSEVFYKKLRARMENLRIGDPMDKVVDIGSIVDPIQLKTIKDMVQIGIDEGCTIYQPKNKLPENGWFYPPTLFTDVPTSAVIAQEEIFGPVLVAMTFRSHSEAVALANNTRYGLASSVWTENINLALDIAPKIKAGSVWVNCTNQFDAAAGFGGYRESGFGREGGKEGLYEYMKPKVEAEFTSEPLIPKAEKSKISKKTKNNLADIDRTTKMYIGGKQARPDGGYSREITNSFGEYIGEVSEGNRKDIRNAVEAAHAEKSWGGMTGHARAQVLYYIAENLAIRAEEFAGRIVEMTNQSLESAQDEVEKSIERIYTYAAYADKYDGAAHSTVQRMITLAMPEAIGVMAIICPDENPLLGFISTVIPAIAMGNRVVVVPSETHPFSATDFYQILETSDVPAGTVNIVTGPKEELSAELAKHYNVEGIWYFGTQEGSRNIELLSTDSMKRSWVNFGKYRNWLNPSHGEGPEFLRHASEIKNIWIPYGA from the coding sequence ATGGAAATCAAAGAAATATACGACACCATGGTTTATGGTCCCGCTCCCGAAAGCGCAGCTTCCGCTGTGGAATTCTTAGAAAATCATAACAGAAGTTTCGACTTATTCATTGGCGGAGAATGGGTAAAACCACATTCCAAAACTTATATGGATTCCAATAATCCTTCTAATAAAGAGTTTTTAGCCAAAATTGCCGAAGCCGACGAAACCGATATTGACAAAGCCGTTATGGCTGCAAACAGTGCGCTTCCTGCGTGGGCAGCGATTGGTGGCTTCGAACGCGCGAAATATTTGTACGCCATCGCACGGCAAATTCAAAAGCACTCCAGACTTTTTGCCGTTTTAGAAACTTTAGACAACGGAAAACCCATTCGCGAAACCCGCGACATCGATATTCCGATTGTCGCGCGGCATTTTTATCATCATGCAGGCTGGGCAAAACTGATGGACACAGAATTCCGGGATTATCAGGAAGTTGGTGTTGTCGGACAAATCATTCCGTGGAATTTCCCTTTAATGATGCTTTCCTGGAAAGTAGCGCCTGCTTTGGCTATGGGAAATACCGTTGTTTTAAAACCAGCGGAATATACCTCGCTAACCGCGCTGCTTTTCGCCGAGATCTGCGAAAAAGTCGGCCTCCCAAAAGGTGTTGTCAATATCATCACGGGGCGCGGAGCCGTTGCCGGAACCGCTTTGGTTAATCATCCCGATATTCAAAAAGTAGCCTTCACAGGTTCCACGAAAGTGGGAAAAATTTTAAGAACAAACATCGCCGGAAGCGGCAAAAAAATATCGCTGGAACTCGGCGGAAAATCACCATTCATCGTTTTCGAAGATGCAGATCTGGATTCTGCCGTAGAAGGAATTGTGGATGCGATCTGGTTCAACCAGGGTCAGGTTTGCTGCGCCGGTTCCCGATTGTTAGTTCAGGAATCAGTTTCTGAGGTTTTTTACAAAAAACTTCGCGCCCGAATGGAAAATTTGCGCATCGGCGATCCAATGGACAAAGTTGTTGACATTGGTTCCATCGTCGATCCAATTCAGCTGAAAACCATTAAAGATATGGTTCAGATTGGAATTGATGAAGGCTGTACGATCTATCAGCCAAAAAATAAACTTCCGGAAAACGGCTGGTTTTATCCGCCTACTTTATTTACCGATGTCCCTACAAGTGCTGTAATTGCGCAGGAAGAAATCTTCGGGCCGGTGCTCGTCGCCATGACCTTCCGGTCGCATTCCGAAGCCGTCGCTTTGGCGAATAACACAAGATATGGTTTGGCTTCCAGCGTTTGGACCGAAAATATCAATCTCGCTTTAGACATCGCGCCGAAAATTAAAGCCGGAAGCGTCTGGGTGAACTGTACGAATCAGTTCGATGCTGCTGCGGGTTTTGGCGGCTACAGAGAATCCGGTTTCGGCCGCGAAGGTGGTAAAGAAGGTTTATACGAATACATGAAACCGAAAGTAGAAGCCGAATTTACGTCCGAACCCCTAATTCCGAAAGCAGAAAAATCAAAAATTTCAAAGAAAACAAAGAATAATTTGGCCGATATCGACCGTACAACCAAGATGTATATCGGCGGAAAACAGGCTCGGCCGGACGGCGGTTACAGCAGGGAAATCACAAATTCGTTTGGCGAATATATTGGCGAAGTTTCCGAAGGAAACCGAAAGGATATCCGAAACGCTGTGGAAGCCGCACACGCAGAAAAATCCTGGGGCGGAATGACGGGGCACGCAAGGGCGCAGGTGCTTTACTACATCGCGGAAAACCTGGCCATCCGCGCGGAAGAGTTTGCGGGAAGAATTGTAGAAATGACGAATCAGTCTCTCGAATCTGCGCAGGACGAAGTGGAAAAATCCATCGAAAGAATTTACACGTATGCAGCGTATGCCGACAAATATGACGGGGCGGCGCATTCAACCGTACAGCGAATGATCACTTTAGCAATGCCGGAGGCGATCGGCGTTATGGCAATCATCTGTCCGGATGAAAACCCCCTTTTAGGATTTATTTCGACGGTAATCCCTGCGATCGCGATGGGAAACAGGGTAGTTGTTGTTCCTTCGGAGACGCATCCCTTTTCTGCCACCGATTTCTATCAGATCTTGGAAACTTCCGATGTTCCTGCAGGAACCGTAAATATTGTTACCGGACCAAAAGAGGAGCTGTCCGCGGAACTTGCGAAACATTATAACGTGGAAGGAATCTGGTATTTTGGCACGCAGGAAGGCAGTAGAAATATCGAATTATTATCCACCGATTCGATGAAAAGATCCTGGGTAAATTTCGGCAAGTACCGAAACTGGCTTAATCCATCCCACGGCGAAGGCCCGGAATTTTTAAGACACGCCTCAGAAATTAAAAACATCTGGATTCCCTACGGCGCTTAA
- the deoC gene encoding deoxyribose-phosphate aldolase — MTNVIDKDPIQSPQIQSEARNGGLAFNTKYFDAINVNRSAVDRRVATLGGRRSVKKEYQAAWLLKAISMIDLTTLAGDDTRGNVMRLCEKAKNPVRADILRTLGMQNANLTTGAVCVYHNLIPFAKEALQGTSIPIAAVSTGFPAGKISLEDKISEIKKSVAAGATEIDIVISRDLVLQSKWKELYDEIKLCRAACGAAHMKTILATGEIPTYTKVAKASWVAMMAGSDFIKTSTGKESVNATLAVSLVMIRCIRDYYELTGVKVGYKPAGGIQKAKQALDYLILIKEELGNDWLTPHLFRFGASSLLGDIERQLEHYVTGRYSAGFRHPMA; from the coding sequence ATGACGAACGTAATAGACAAAGATCCAATACAATCACCTCAAATTCAAAGCGAAGCAAGAAACGGAGGTTTGGCTTTCAATACAAAATATTTTGATGCGATTAATGTCAATCGCAGCGCCGTCGATCGCCGCGTAGCTACGTTGGGCGGCCGACGAAGCGTGAAGAAAGAATATCAGGCGGCCTGGTTACTGAAAGCCATTTCCATGATCGACCTCACCACGCTTGCCGGAGACGACACGCGCGGAAACGTAATGCGACTGTGCGAAAAAGCAAAAAATCCCGTGCGTGCCGATATTTTACGCACGTTGGGCATGCAGAACGCCAATCTTACAACAGGAGCAGTTTGTGTGTATCACAATTTAATCCCCTTTGCCAAAGAAGCGTTACAGGGAACTTCAATTCCCATCGCCGCAGTATCCACAGGATTTCCGGCAGGTAAAATTTCCCTGGAAGATAAAATTTCCGAAATAAAAAAATCTGTCGCAGCCGGCGCTACAGAAATCGACATCGTTATTTCGCGCGATCTGGTGCTACAATCAAAATGGAAAGAACTCTACGACGAAATTAAGCTTTGCCGCGCAGCTTGTGGCGCCGCCCACATGAAAACAATTCTAGCAACCGGCGAAATTCCCACCTACACCAAAGTCGCAAAAGCCTCCTGGGTCGCCATGATGGCGGGATCCGATTTCATTAAAACTTCTACCGGAAAAGAATCGGTGAATGCCACTTTAGCTGTGAGTTTGGTCATGATCCGCTGCATCCGCGATTATTACGAATTAACCGGCGTGAAGGTCGGCTACAAGCCCGCGGGCGGAATTCAAAAAGCAAAACAGGCACTCGATTATTTAATTTTGATAAAAGAAGAATTAGGCAACGACTGGTTAACACCGCATTTGTTCCGGTTTGGCGCAAGTTCCTTGTTAGGCGACATCGAGCGCCAGTTGGAGCATTATGTAACCGGACGATACAGCGCGGGATTCCGTCATCCGATGGCATAA
- the asnS gene encoding asparagine--tRNA ligase, which translates to MRTTIKELLGDYKKILHHDITVQGWVRAFRSNRFIALNDGSTLNNLQVVVDFEKFDEEILKNISNAASLKIVGEVVESQGAGQSIEIIAKKITVLGDNFTEERDKTILQPKKHSLELLREQAHLRFRTNLFSAIFRVRSSVSFAIHQFFNQNQFFYMNTPIVTGADAEGAGEMFGVTNFDLNNIPRTESGDIDFEQDFFGKKTNLTVSGQLNVETAMMGLGRVYTFGPTFRAENSNTTRHLAEFWMVEPEVAFNNLEDNIDLAEDFLKYVINYVLENCKDDLEFLDKRFAEEQKQKPEKDRASEGLIEKLENVIAKRFKRVSYTEAIDILKNSKENKKGKFQFPIEEWGADLQSEHERFLVEKHFESPVVLFDYPKEIKAFYMKLNEDGKTVAAMDVLFPGIGEIIGGSQREDKFDVLKKKMKVMNVDEEELWWYMDTRKFGSVPHAGFGLGLERLVLFVTGMTNIRDVIPFPRTPHNAEF; encoded by the coding sequence ATGAGAACGACCATTAAAGAATTATTAGGCGATTATAAAAAAATACTTCATCACGACATTACCGTTCAGGGCTGGGTTCGGGCGTTCCGCTCCAACCGTTTTATCGCTTTGAATGATGGTTCCACACTCAATAATTTGCAGGTTGTCGTCGACTTCGAAAAGTTTGATGAGGAAATCCTTAAAAACATCAGTAACGCCGCTTCCTTAAAAATCGTCGGCGAAGTCGTCGAGAGCCAGGGCGCGGGACAGAGCATCGAAATCATCGCGAAAAAAATTACCGTTTTAGGCGATAACTTTACCGAAGAACGCGACAAAACTATCCTTCAGCCCAAAAAACATTCCTTAGAACTTTTGCGCGAGCAGGCACATTTGCGCTTTCGAACCAATTTGTTCAGCGCGATCTTCCGCGTGAGAAGTTCCGTGAGTTTTGCCATTCATCAGTTTTTTAACCAAAACCAGTTCTTCTACATGAACACGCCTATCGTTACAGGCGCGGATGCAGAAGGGGCCGGAGAAATGTTTGGCGTTACAAACTTTGATCTTAACAATATTCCGCGCACCGAAAGCGGCGACATCGATTTCGAACAGGATTTTTTCGGCAAGAAAACCAATTTAACGGTTTCCGGACAACTTAACGTGGAAACCGCAATGATGGGCTTGGGCAGAGTTTACACCTTCGGCCCGACCTTCCGCGCAGAAAATTCCAACACAACGCGTCACCTGGCGGAATTCTGGATGGTGGAGCCCGAAGTGGCCTTTAATAATTTAGAAGACAACATCGATCTCGCAGAAGATTTCCTAAAATACGTCATCAATTACGTTCTCGAAAACTGTAAAGATGATCTTGAATTTTTAGACAAACGCTTCGCCGAGGAGCAAAAGCAGAAACCTGAGAAAGACAGAGCTTCCGAAGGACTGATCGAAAAACTGGAGAACGTTATCGCGAAGCGGTTCAAAAGAGTTTCGTACACTGAAGCCATCGACATCCTGAAAAATTCAAAAGAAAATAAAAAAGGAAAATTCCAGTTCCCTATTGAAGAATGGGGCGCCGATCTGCAGAGCGAGCACGAACGCTTCCTCGTGGAGAAACATTTTGAAAGTCCTGTGGTTTTATTTGATTACCCAAAAGAGATCAAAGCTTTCTACATGAAACTGAACGAGGACGGGAAAACCGTAGCCGCGATGGACGTTCTTTTCCCCGGAATTGGCGAAATCATTGGCGGATCGCAGCGGGAAGATAAATTCGATGTGCTGAAGAAAAAAATGAAAGTAATGAACGTTGATGAAGAGGAACTTTGGTGGTATATGGACACGCGAAAATTCGGGTCTGTTCCGCATGCCGGTTTCGGACTTGGTTTGGAAAGACTGGTTCTTTTCGTGACGGGAATGACGAACATTCGCGACGTCATCCCTTTCCCCAGAACGCCTCATAACGCGGAGTTCTAA
- a CDS encoding glycoside hydrolase family 25 protein, translating to MAKRKIKKKTTRKIHKKRRKHFLLRREILLLFLAVALLGTGFYLKEKISFYYAMYFNRFEHKKLSNSEKEENRINKIIGDYADKTFGMDMSHYQRKEDIKWDSLSIGNRAIPIEFVVLRATMGNKSADRHFAEFWNLSKKHNLIRGAYHFYRADEDPVMQANNFLANVKLESGDLPPILDIEKIPRRKSTKKLIEDLKIWCRIVEETYGEKPIIYTYYHYYKDFLEGEFEDYPIWLANYNDVPQPSPNSDWEIWQFTENGIVCGINTKVDLNVYNGSLWSLKRLTLD from the coding sequence ATGGCAAAAAGAAAAATCAAGAAAAAAACGACGCGAAAAATTCATAAGAAACGCAGGAAGCATTTCCTTTTGCGCCGCGAGATTCTGCTCCTTTTTTTGGCCGTTGCCCTGCTGGGAACCGGATTTTATCTGAAGGAAAAGATTTCTTTTTACTACGCCATGTATTTTAACCGTTTCGAGCATAAAAAGCTTTCGAATTCTGAAAAGGAAGAAAACCGCATCAACAAGATCATCGGCGATTATGCAGACAAGACCTTCGGTATGGATATGTCTCATTATCAAAGGAAAGAAGATATTAAGTGGGACAGTTTAAGTATCGGAAACCGCGCAATTCCCATCGAATTTGTGGTGCTGCGCGCAACAATGGGCAACAAATCTGCGGACCGCCATTTCGCGGAGTTCTGGAATCTTTCGAAAAAGCACAACCTCATCCGGGGCGCCTATCATTTTTATCGGGCCGATGAAGATCCGGTGATGCAGGCCAATAATTTTCTCGCCAATGTAAAATTAGAATCGGGAGATCTGCCGCCAATTTTAGATATCGAAAAAATTCCGCGCCGAAAATCGACAAAGAAACTTATTGAAGATCTGAAAATTTGGTGTCGCATCGTGGAAGAAACGTATGGCGAAAAACCAATCATCTACACTTATTACCATTATTACAAAGATTTTCTGGAGGGAGAATTTGAGGATTATCCGATTTGGCTGGCGAACTATAACGATGTGCCGCAACCTTCGCCAAATTCGGATTGGGAAATCTGGCAGTTCACAGAAAACGGAATCGTCTGTGGAATTAATACCAAAGTGGACTTAAATGTGTACAACGGCAGCTTGTGGTCGCTGAAAAGATTGACCCTCGATTAA
- the rimM gene encoding ribosome maturation factor RimM (Essential for efficient processing of 16S rRNA) produces MRKEDCYFLGKITRRHGLQGNVFLKLDTDQPEMYTKLESIFVDINGLLVPFFVAKQSWSKGETLIISFKNSTEALVNQAVGKDVYLPLSTLPKLTGNQFYYHDVIGFEIREEDGKSCGIIESINDQTGQHYFVLNLAGTQIVIPIIKDWILEVNREEKFLKMALPEGLMDVFLVPSKKDE; encoded by the coding sequence ATGCGAAAAGAAGATTGCTATTTTTTAGGAAAAATCACACGCAGACACGGTCTTCAGGGAAATGTGTTCTTGAAACTGGATACAGACCAACCTGAAATGTACACCAAACTGGAATCAATATTCGTTGACATCAACGGATTATTGGTTCCTTTTTTCGTGGCAAAACAATCCTGGAGTAAGGGCGAAACGCTTATTATCTCCTTCAAAAATTCTACCGAAGCGCTTGTCAATCAGGCCGTGGGCAAGGACGTTTATCTGCCCCTTTCTACCTTGCCAAAATTAACCGGCAACCAATTTTATTACCACGATGTCATCGGCTTCGAGATCCGCGAAGAAGACGGCAAAAGCTGTGGTATCATCGAGTCCATTAACGACCAAACCGGCCAACACTATTTCGTGCTGAATTTAGCAGGCACGCAGATCGTAATTCCCATCATCAAAGACTGGATTCTGGAAGTTAACAGAGAAGAAAAATTCCTCAAAATGGCATTGCCCGAAGGTTTGATGGACGTTTTTCTGGTTCCTTCAAAAAAAGACGAGTAG
- a CDS encoding TonB-dependent siderophore receptor, translating to MKKQIIALGSLMIVASVNAQMQFKPESDTIRIQQIEDINLHKTGNPNMAKPLSSKSNLTIMENPQPVAIVTHEIIEQQQSKQLSEVLQNVNGLYITSSRGNSQDSFGGRGFNFGNDNIFKNGARVNSGVFPEVSGLERVEVLKGGNAMLYGNVAAGGVVNLITKKPRFDFGGSVGFSAGSWNTFKPTVDFYGPLSDKVAFRVNGAYETADSFRDVVESEKYYFNPSFLFNIGEKSQLIVEADYLKNDFTPDFGIGSITNKDNSYSLNTFLPRNAFVGADWQFQNVEQATAGITFNHQFNDVWTLNAVASYQNYTKDYFSTERVQWGYATPDATRLSWKRPVNRTYAEQNYTSLQINLNGEVKTGSVNHKILVGTDGDYGTNDSYGYNLSQSQYGTKGSINGTIYLDDPSSWASGAIPTAERRDRNRIPTQRFGIYAQDYIELSDKFKVLAGLRWSYIENKESEKKTFATDITANTAGTLDRAFSPKGGLVYMPNENLSLFATYTNSFSANTGQDAVSGESLKPSVIDQFEVGMKKNFWNNAVALNLSLYQIENRNFYQTAEMKDGLPNSDSNFKEFAGKMRSQGVELDITGNPYPNLSIIAGASYNHSVYLDTPADFGYVENQRLVRTPSTTVNGSVFYTFTNYVKGLKLGASAYYVGGRIAGWNDTKKTLNDRNGVSRFLDVGDYVTAAVSAGYDWKKFSVMAKVGNLFDAVEYNYHENYSVNPITPRNYYVTLTYKL from the coding sequence ATGAAAAAACAGATAATTGCTCTTGGCTCCTTAATGATCGTTGCGTCTGTGAACGCGCAAATGCAGTTTAAGCCCGAAAGCGATACTATTCGAATTCAGCAGATAGAAGATATTAATCTGCACAAAACGGGAAATCCGAACATGGCTAAACCGCTTTCCTCCAAATCGAACTTAACGATTATGGAAAATCCGCAGCCCGTCGCCATCGTTACGCACGAGATCATCGAGCAACAGCAATCCAAACAATTGAGTGAAGTTTTGCAGAACGTCAACGGTTTGTACATCACCTCGTCCCGGGGAAATTCGCAGGACAGTTTTGGTGGCAGAGGATTTAATTTTGGAAACGATAATATTTTTAAGAATGGCGCCAGAGTAAACAGCGGTGTTTTTCCGGAAGTTTCCGGTCTAGAGCGAGTTGAGGTTTTAAAAGGTGGAAATGCCATGCTTTACGGAAATGTAGCTGCTGGCGGCGTGGTGAATTTGATCACAAAAAAACCGAGATTCGATTTCGGCGGCAGTGTCGGTTTCTCCGCAGGAAGCTGGAACACTTTTAAACCAACGGTGGATTTTTACGGTCCCCTTTCAGATAAAGTGGCGTTCCGGGTTAATGGCGCCTACGAAACTGCCGACAGTTTCCGTGATGTTGTTGAATCTGAAAAATACTACTTCAATCCTTCTTTTCTTTTTAACATCGGTGAAAAATCACAGTTGATTGTGGAAGCTGACTACTTGAAAAACGATTTCACTCCCGACTTCGGAATTGGATCCATTACCAATAAAGATAATTCTTACTCTTTAAATACATTTTTGCCAAGAAATGCCTTTGTGGGTGCCGACTGGCAATTTCAAAATGTAGAACAGGCCACGGCTGGCATTACATTTAACCATCAGTTTAATGATGTTTGGACTTTGAACGCAGTAGCTTCTTATCAAAATTATACGAAAGATTATTTTTCTACGGAACGCGTGCAGTGGGGCTATGCAACGCCCGACGCTACTCGACTGTCCTGGAAAAGACCAGTTAACAGAACTTACGCTGAGCAGAACTACACGTCTTTGCAGATAAATTTAAACGGTGAGGTGAAAACAGGAAGTGTAAATCATAAAATTCTAGTAGGTACCGATGGCGATTATGGAACGAATGATTCGTATGGGTACAATCTTTCTCAGTCCCAATACGGAACCAAAGGAAGTATCAACGGAACCATTTATCTGGATGATCCTTCTTCCTGGGCATCCGGCGCAATCCCAACGGCCGAAAGAAGAGACCGAAACCGGATTCCGACGCAAAGATTCGGGATTTATGCGCAGGATTATATTGAGCTTTCAGATAAATTTAAAGTATTGGCCGGTTTAAGATGGTCCTACATTGAGAACAAAGAATCTGAAAAGAAAACCTTTGCAACGGATATTACGGCGAACACGGCGGGGACGTTAGACAGAGCCTTTTCCCCGAAAGGAGGTTTGGTTTATATGCCAAACGAAAATTTATCGTTATTTGCTACCTATACCAATTCATTTTCCGCAAACACAGGACAGGATGCTGTAAGCGGCGAGTCTTTGAAGCCCTCTGTCATCGATCAGTTTGAAGTCGGAATGAAAAAGAATTTCTGGAACAATGCAGTGGCACTGAACCTTTCCCTTTACCAAATTGAAAACCGAAACTTTTACCAGACAGCGGAAATGAAAGACGGCTTACCAAACAGTGATTCGAATTTCAAAGAGTTCGCCGGTAAAATGCGCAGCCAAGGGGTAGAATTAGACATCACCGGAAATCCTTATCCGAATCTGTCGATTATCGCCGGAGCCTCATACAATCATTCTGTTTATCTGGATACGCCTGCAGATTTTGGATACGTGGAAAATCAAAGATTGGTTAGAACGCCTTCAACAACGGTGAACGGCTCGGTTTTTTATACCTTTACCAATTATGTGAAAGGTCTGAAACTCGGCGCAAGTGCTTACTACGTGGGCGGCCGGATCGCGGGTTGGAACGACACGAAAAAAACTTTGAACGATAGAAACGGCGTCTCCCGGTTTTTGGACGTCGGCGATTATGTGACAGCGGCGGTTTCTGCAGGTTACGACTGGAAGAAATTCTCGGTCATGGCCAAAGTGGGAAACCTCTTCGATGCGGTGGAGTACAACTATCACGAAAACTACTCCGTAAACCCGATTACGCCGAGAAATTACTACGTAACCTTAACATACAAACTCTAA